Genomic DNA from Leptospira venezuelensis:
TCGCTTGAGCGGCCCCATAACCTGCTAAAAATTCTTCTTTTCCTATCCAACCTTGCCTTACCACTTCGTTTTCCAATAAAGGAAGTACAACATGTCCTCCACCAAAGACCAATGCACCTGATCTATAAAATGAATCAGAGATCGCTAAAGGTAACAAACCGGAGAATGATCTTAATAAAGGTAATAAGAAAAGAAGAAGGAAAAAAAATCCTAATGCCCCAAATGCGATCTTTTTCGGAATAGAGAAGGAAACAGAAACATCTGGAAGGTCAGACTCTTCTTTAAATAAAAAGAATCCGATCCCAGCTCCAAGTAAAATTACAATTAACTGAGTAAATGCACCTGAAAACACTAAGGTAATAATTGCAGAGCCGAGAACTATATAGATTTTATAAGGATGATTTTTAGAATTTTTCCACATGGTCAAAATTGCATGCGCTACAACTGAAGCAGCGACCAATTTTAAACCGTGAACCCATTTCAGATCGGGAATTATATTTGATTTTAGTAAAATTCCAAAACCAACCATCAATAAGATAGAAGGAAGAGTGAATCCAATCCAAGCGATACATCCTGCTTTCCAGCCCGAACGAAGAGTACCAATACATATTCCAAGCTGGCTGCTTGCAGGACCTGGGAGAAATTGGCAGATCGCTAATAATTCTTTATAAACTTCTTCTGAGATCCATTTTTTTCGAATTACAAATTCTTGATAGAAGTATGCTAAGTGCGCAGT
This window encodes:
- the chrA gene encoding chromate efflux transporter is translated as MKEVFFTFLKLGLISFGGPTAHLAYFYQEFVIRKKWISEEVYKELLAICQFLPGPASSQLGICIGTLRSGWKAGCIAWIGFTLPSILLMVGFGILLKSNIIPDLKWVHGLKLVAASVVAHAILTMWKNSKNHPYKIYIVLGSAIITLVFSGAFTQLIVILLGAGIGFFLFKEESDLPDVSVSFSIPKKIAFGALGFFFLLLFLLPLLRSFSGLLPLAISDSFYRSGALVFGGGHVVLPLLENEVVRQGWIGKEEFLAGYGAAQAMPGPLFTFASYLGYMISGLSGAVLSTVFIFLPSFLLVFGFFPLWEKIRKYPKMRTVIDAIQFSALGILLSAFYTPVFTSSVYSIYDLFVFGSLFALMVFLKVPNWLILIIGLSSPFLNPF